The Kitasatospora setae KM-6054 genome contains a region encoding:
- a CDS encoding acyl-CoA thioesterase, which translates to MYTYLCRTRWGDMDAFGHVNNLKVLQYVQEAVYCLLYDDTEGQDLFEDGFMIARHEIDYRSPLYHCPTPLPVQIWVERLGRSSISTTCEARRRGQMVFQARTVTVPTDAATRRSRPLREVERHHLNRYRVRPTGPVAPVGRVPVRSTGRIRVPVLGERAS; encoded by the coding sequence TTGTACACCTACCTGTGCCGGACCCGCTGGGGCGACATGGACGCCTTCGGCCACGTCAACAACCTGAAGGTCCTCCAGTACGTCCAGGAGGCCGTCTACTGCCTCCTCTACGACGACACCGAGGGGCAGGACCTCTTCGAGGACGGGTTCATGATCGCCCGCCACGAGATCGACTACCGCTCCCCGCTCTACCACTGCCCCACCCCGCTGCCCGTGCAGATCTGGGTGGAACGCCTCGGCCGGTCCTCCATCAGCACCACCTGCGAGGCCCGCCGGCGCGGACAGATGGTGTTCCAGGCCCGGACGGTCACCGTGCCGACCGACGCCGCGACCCGCCGCAGCCGCCCGCTGCGCGAGGTCGAACGCCACCACCTCAACCGCTACCGGGTCCGCCCCACCGGCCCCGTCGCCCCCGTCGGCCGCGTCCCCGTGCGCTCCACCGGCCGCATCCGGGTGCCCGTCCTCGGCGAACGCGCGTCCTGA
- a CDS encoding PaaI family thioesterase, translating into MPNPCPPGPSPSGTKPAPATRAAPGPAPATGARSAPGERSTTGTTGPVTGPRTTTGPTAKAAPRTAGGTPKAATGPRTSTGPKPPARPVASPARPVAEQPAAKLRPGAGARAAAGARRATLARARTRAAAGPAAGAVAESAADPGPEPTAGTGSGLGTVYERMLRANGIDALRAARGAERALFPFSDELGMRVTAVGPGEVLLSVRPLGTHQGWPENTHGGFLATLCDTACGLAVVSLAPARHTVVTASLSVQYLRPVPAPGGAVGCLGTVTHRQGSRVLARADVTGGDGEVLATATAVMLIRTADPDGDGAADGAADGGEGTAASPARVS; encoded by the coding sequence ATGCCCAACCCCTGCCCGCCCGGCCCGTCCCCGTCCGGCACGAAACCCGCGCCCGCCACGCGAGCGGCCCCCGGCCCCGCCCCCGCCACCGGCGCGCGATCCGCGCCCGGCGAGCGGTCGACCACCGGCACCACCGGGCCGGTCACGGGCCCGCGCACGACCACCGGCCCGACGGCGAAGGCCGCACCGCGGACGGCCGGCGGCACGCCGAAGGCGGCCACCGGGCCCAGGACGTCCACCGGCCCGAAGCCCCCCGCGCGGCCCGTCGCCTCCCCCGCGCGGCCCGTCGCCGAGCAACCCGCCGCGAAGCTCCGCCCCGGCGCCGGGGCGAGGGCCGCCGCCGGGGCCAGGCGGGCGACGCTGGCCCGGGCCCGGACCCGGGCGGCGGCCGGACCCGCGGCCGGGGCGGTGGCCGAGTCGGCGGCCGACCCCGGGCCGGAGCCCACGGCCGGGACCGGCTCCGGGCTCGGGACGGTGTACGAGCGGATGCTGCGGGCGAACGGGATCGACGCGCTGCGGGCGGCCCGGGGCGCGGAGCGGGCGCTGTTCCCGTTCAGCGACGAGCTCGGGATGCGGGTCACGGCCGTCGGCCCCGGTGAAGTCCTGCTCTCCGTCAGGCCGCTGGGCACGCACCAGGGCTGGCCGGAGAACACCCACGGCGGCTTCCTCGCCACCCTCTGCGACACCGCGTGCGGCCTCGCCGTGGTCTCGCTGGCCCCGGCCCGGCACACCGTGGTGACCGCCAGTCTGAGCGTCCAGTACCTGCGTCCGGTGCCCGCGCCCGGCGGCGCGGTCGGCTGTCTCGGCACCGTCACCCACCGGCAGGGCAGCCGGGTCCTGGCCCGGGCCGACGTCACCGGCGGCGACGGCGAGGTGCTCGCGACCGCCACCGCGGTGATGCTGATCCGCACCGCCGATCCGGACGGCGACGGGGCGGCGGACGGGGCGGCGGACGGGGGCGAGGGGACGGCGGCGTCCCCCGCCCGCGTCAGCTGA
- a CDS encoding SsgA family sporulation/cell division regulator: MNHRNTPRAWMRRNGEPDCVLLLDVTVAPCPGLRVAVPARLRYHRADPYAVHLDCHVDLEEPITWLFARELLVDGLDGWAGIGDVTIRRSTAAEELAIALSTPGQTAVLHTPSAPVRDFLALTHRLVPAGTEHEHLDAEGLMRRMLAEAGDVGRFE; encoded by the coding sequence GTGAACCACCGGAACACCCCCCGCGCGTGGATGCGGCGCAACGGCGAGCCGGACTGCGTGCTGCTGCTGGACGTGACGGTGGCGCCGTGCCCGGGGCTGCGGGTCGCGGTGCCGGCCCGGCTGCGCTACCACCGGGCCGACCCGTACGCGGTGCACCTGGACTGCCACGTCGACCTGGAGGAGCCGATCACCTGGCTGTTCGCCCGCGAGCTGCTGGTGGACGGGCTGGACGGGTGGGCGGGGATCGGCGACGTGACGATCCGGCGGTCGACCGCGGCGGAGGAGCTGGCGATCGCGCTGAGCACGCCGGGCCAGACCGCGGTGCTGCACACCCCGTCGGCGCCGGTCCGGGACTTCCTGGCGCTGACCCACCGGCTGGTGCCGGCCGGCACCGAGCACGAGCACCTGGACGCCGAGGGGCTGATGCGCCGGATGCTGGCGGAGGCCGGGGACGTCGGGAGGTTCGAGTAG
- a CDS encoding DUF7933 domain-containing protein, which translates to MYTENFENAPADKPVRLTGYNGWVLDDTATSAGYAPGIADCGNSANFWDSSRDLAAVLGQYNGTAVPNQNQAVTAFTYNSPGANRVEFETVQPLPLPRTNRFLAFSVNSAATNCSVSAPQLNFFLLDGPTAVPASAKPLNPCTDPAAKSYPVDGKAYKAVGRASDAPVLFAGSLLGIRMTNANGSGTGNDAAFDDIRVLDVTPQVDKAFTPEVATAGGTSTLVFTVTNTSDLAAKKGWSFTDTLPAGLTVAGPAPASTTCASGKVESDNGLGAVTLSGDLTAGQASCTLGVQVTAAAGTYRNCAENVSDAIGVDLPGCAVVRFVTPRYTIAKSSQPVDGGAVLPGQRLEYRVLVSNPGEVPVDARLDDDLTAVLDDAAYDGDAAATLGQVDYRQPVLHWSGDLPAGGSASVRYSVTVADPRRGDGRLHNAVTADGSNCAAGSVDPHCATHGEVPPAPAGPTSAGPAPTPTAAAAVPPARTALPSTGAGQPLVAGGLGGLALGAGLLLTLAARRRQERERERGDGTG; encoded by the coding sequence GTGTACACCGAGAACTTCGAGAACGCACCTGCGGACAAGCCGGTCCGGCTGACCGGCTACAACGGCTGGGTGCTGGACGACACCGCGACCTCCGCCGGCTACGCACCCGGCATCGCGGACTGCGGCAACTCGGCGAACTTCTGGGACTCCTCCCGCGACCTGGCCGCCGTACTCGGCCAGTACAACGGCACCGCGGTGCCGAACCAGAACCAGGCGGTGACCGCGTTCACGTACAACAGCCCGGGCGCGAACCGGGTCGAGTTCGAGACCGTGCAGCCGCTCCCGCTGCCCCGCACCAACCGGTTCCTGGCCTTCTCGGTGAACAGCGCCGCCACCAACTGCTCGGTCTCCGCACCGCAGTTGAACTTCTTCCTGCTGGACGGCCCGACCGCGGTCCCGGCCTCCGCCAAGCCGCTCAACCCGTGCACCGACCCGGCCGCGAAGTCGTACCCGGTGGACGGCAAGGCGTACAAGGCGGTCGGCCGGGCCAGTGACGCGCCGGTGCTGTTCGCGGGCAGCCTGCTCGGCATCCGGATGACCAACGCGAACGGCAGCGGCACCGGCAACGACGCCGCGTTCGACGACATCAGGGTGCTGGACGTCACCCCGCAGGTCGACAAGGCGTTCACGCCCGAGGTGGCGACGGCGGGCGGCACCAGCACGCTGGTCTTCACCGTCACCAACACCAGCGACCTGGCCGCCAAGAAGGGCTGGTCGTTCACCGACACCCTCCCGGCCGGCCTGACCGTCGCCGGCCCCGCCCCCGCCTCCACCACCTGCGCCAGCGGCAAGGTCGAGTCGGACAACGGCCTCGGCGCCGTCACCCTCTCCGGCGACCTGACGGCCGGCCAGGCGTCCTGCACGCTCGGCGTCCAGGTGACGGCCGCCGCCGGGACGTACCGCAACTGCGCGGAGAACGTCTCGGACGCGATCGGCGTCGACCTGCCCGGCTGCGCGGTGGTCCGCTTCGTCACGCCGCGCTACACCATCGCCAAGAGCTCCCAGCCGGTCGACGGCGGCGCCGTGCTGCCCGGACAGCGGCTGGAGTACCGCGTCCTGGTGAGCAACCCCGGCGAGGTGCCGGTCGACGCGCGGCTCGACGACGACCTGACCGCCGTCCTCGACGACGCGGCGTACGACGGCGACGCCGCCGCGACGCTCGGGCAGGTCGACTACCGGCAGCCCGTCCTGCACTGGAGCGGCGACCTGCCGGCCGGCGGCAGCGCGAGCGTCCGCTACTCGGTGACCGTGGCCGACCCGCGGCGCGGCGACGGCCGGCTCCACAACGCCGTCACCGCCGACGGCTCCAACTGCGCGGCCGGGTCGGTCGATCCGCACTGCGCCACGCACGGCGAGGTCCCGCCGGCCCCGGCCGGACCGACCTCGGCCGGACCGGCCCCGACCCCGACCGCTGCCGCCGCCGTGCCGCCCGCCCGGACCGCGCTGCCGTCCACCGGCGCCGGGCAGCCGCTGGTCGCGGGCGGGCTCGGCGGGCTGGCCCTCGGCGCGGGCCTGCTGCTGACCCTGGCCGCCCGGCGGCGGCAGGAGCGCGAGCGGGAGCGGGGGGACGGGACGGGGTGA
- a CDS encoding MarR family winged helix-turn-helix transcriptional regulator — protein MSTDEPRWLDPEEEETWLAMVTLLTRFPGALDTQLQRDAGLSHFEYQVLSGLSMTPGRTLRMSVLAEFAACSLSRLSHTAKRLEAKGWLRRTPDPEDGRYTLAVLTEEGWEKVVATAPGHVAEVRRLLFDPLTKGQYGQLKSISHRINEAIGPLRGCPSHPAPPAPPSSP, from the coding sequence ATGAGCACCGATGAACCCCGCTGGCTGGACCCCGAGGAGGAGGAGACCTGGCTGGCCATGGTCACCCTGCTGACGCGCTTCCCGGGCGCCCTCGACACCCAGCTGCAGCGCGACGCGGGCCTCTCCCACTTCGAGTACCAGGTCCTCTCCGGGCTCTCCATGACCCCCGGGCGCACCCTGCGAATGAGCGTCCTGGCCGAGTTCGCCGCCTGCTCGCTCTCCCGGCTCTCGCACACCGCCAAGCGCCTGGAGGCCAAGGGCTGGCTGCGCCGGACCCCCGACCCCGAGGACGGCCGCTACACCCTCGCGGTGCTCACCGAGGAGGGCTGGGAGAAGGTCGTCGCCACCGCCCCCGGCCACGTCGCCGAGGTCCGCCGACTGCTCTTCGACCCGCTGACCAAGGGCCAGTACGGCCAGCTGAAGTCGATCAGCCACCGGATCAACGAGGCGATCGGCCCGCTCCGCGGCTGCCCCTCCCACCCCGCGCCGCCCGCACCGCCCTCCTCCCCCTGA
- a CDS encoding DoxX family protein translates to MNITLWIVAALLALAFAAAGLMKITKSREELVASGMGWAEDVAPGAIKALGATQVLGALGLILPAVTGIATVLVPLAATGLAVTMVGAAVVHLRRGEAKSLPVNLVLLALAVLVAWGRFGPYAF, encoded by the coding sequence ATGAACATCACCCTGTGGATCGTCGCCGCCCTCCTGGCCCTCGCCTTCGCGGCCGCCGGCCTGATGAAGATCACCAAGTCCCGGGAGGAACTGGTCGCCTCCGGCATGGGCTGGGCCGAGGACGTCGCCCCCGGCGCGATCAAGGCGCTCGGCGCCACCCAGGTGCTCGGCGCCCTCGGCCTGATCCTCCCCGCCGTCACCGGCATCGCCACCGTCCTCGTCCCGCTGGCCGCCACCGGTCTGGCCGTCACCATGGTCGGCGCGGCCGTCGTCCACCTCCGCCGCGGCGAGGCCAAGTCCCTCCCGGTCAACCTCGTCCTGCTGGCCCTGGCCGTCCTGGTCGCCTGGGGCCGCTTCGGGCCGTACGCGTTCTGA
- a CDS encoding TIGR04222 domain-containing membrane protein: MGTLGVLGAVAALVAAGLLRWLPVKARGRGEDLSPVAVAGLRGGTAAALGVALVELHLAGTVEVVRHGRLLRVGHKGPGPGLTPLHRALWAAFGRALSPLDAGNSPAARRARAELFAELTARGLRCGRARLLLAALAALAACGLGVAVAVGGDLAVGLPPAVLPLAVLAAPARTLAGRRVLRGLRRRNPPPGAAEAVHSSDVALLVALYGRPALKRLVPELADRTALLGGRSLSETVAGENRARNDFGGVTGGSYPGGGM, encoded by the coding sequence ATGGGAACGCTCGGTGTGCTGGGCGCGGTGGCGGCGCTGGTGGCGGCGGGGCTGCTGCGCTGGCTGCCCGTGAAGGCGCGGGGGCGGGGGGAGGACCTCTCCCCGGTGGCCGTCGCGGGCCTGCGGGGCGGGACGGCGGCCGCGCTGGGGGTGGCACTGGTGGAACTGCACCTGGCGGGGACGGTCGAGGTGGTCCGGCACGGCCGGCTGCTGCGGGTGGGGCACAAGGGTCCGGGACCGGGCCTGACGCCGCTGCACCGGGCGCTGTGGGCGGCGTTCGGGCGGGCGCTGTCGCCGCTGGACGCCGGGAACTCGCCGGCGGCGCGGCGGGCCAGGGCCGAGCTGTTCGCCGAGCTGACGGCCCGCGGGCTGCGCTGCGGCCGGGCCCGGCTGCTGCTCGCGGCGCTCGCGGCGCTGGCGGCCTGCGGGCTGGGCGTGGCCGTCGCGGTCGGGGGGGACCTCGCGGTGGGCCTGCCGCCGGCGGTGCTACCGCTCGCCGTCCTGGCCGCCCCGGCCCGGACGCTGGCCGGCCGCCGGGTGCTGCGCGGGCTGCGCCGCCGCAACCCGCCGCCGGGCGCGGCCGAGGCGGTCCACTCCTCGGACGTCGCCCTGCTGGTCGCACTGTACGGGCGTCCGGCGCTGAAGCGGCTGGTCCCGGAGCTGGCCGACCGGACGGCGCTGCTCGGCGGCCGCTCACTGTCGGAGACGGTCGCCGGGGAGAACCGCGCCCGGAACGACTTCGGCGGGGTGACCGGCGGCAGCTACCCGGGCGGCGGCATGTGA
- a CDS encoding GrpB family protein, which yields MSSAARPAVLVLPYDPDWPARAADLAAELRAALGPPAVRVEHIGSTAVPGMAAKPVYDLQVGVTELAAAERDFDAPLAALGFQGSPHRQDHVPAGTDDDPARWAKRFWLRRDPAAGPDCNLHVRLLGSPNERLALLFRDWFRAHPEAVPGYAAFKRTLAAAVTDLDAYTDVKDPVVDLVTALAEPWATATGWTPYAS from the coding sequence ATGTCCTCCGCCGCCCGTCCCGCCGTCCTCGTCCTCCCGTACGACCCCGACTGGCCCGCCCGGGCCGCCGACCTGGCCGCCGAACTGCGCGCCGCCCTCGGCCCGCCGGCGGTCCGGGTCGAGCACATCGGCAGCACCGCCGTCCCCGGCATGGCCGCCAAACCGGTCTACGACCTCCAGGTCGGCGTCACCGAACTGGCCGCCGCCGAACGGGACTTCGACGCCCCGCTGGCCGCCCTCGGCTTCCAGGGCTCACCCCACCGGCAGGACCACGTCCCGGCCGGGACGGACGACGACCCCGCGCGCTGGGCGAAGCGCTTCTGGCTCCGCCGCGACCCCGCCGCCGGACCGGACTGCAACCTGCACGTACGCCTGCTCGGCTCGCCCAACGAACGCCTCGCCCTGCTGTTCCGCGACTGGTTCCGCGCCCACCCCGAAGCCGTCCCCGGCTACGCCGCGTTCAAGCGCACCCTCGCCGCGGCCGTCACCGACCTCGACGCCTACACCGACGTCAAGGACCCCGTGGTCGACCTGGTCACCGCCCTCGCCGAACCCTGGGCCACCGCCACCGGCTGGACCCCGTACGCCAGTTGA
- a CDS encoding collagenase codes for MRLRISLPTLAAGLVAGCTVAATLLPVTAAGAAPAGQNAKPSAAASGQNAPASAVDPKAPGGAVPKPLGPIVDAAPDTLTPVAAPLPPALLVQSQMGQPKGTTVQTTPRPAKQNAGKGLLAKSGGTSGGSPLAGAPGAEAGAAGAQAAAAQTCAYTDFGSRSGADLVNFVKGSTNTCVNTLYNVTGTDAGAIFKQANMVTVANAFKDLAAGYDGTNASGILQLVQFLRAGYYVQSYYPSQVGSYDGTLTAATKAGLDAFFAGTRWKDVTTANGVVLYDVLVLTDSANIQAKYLDVYKQVLNGYDNSYNATPKMVNAVNSVLFAPLWRGNWNTDFVNAVSADTSLVTTLGNFALNHRDLMGTSNAFLDVNAGNDISRIAGSSTNAENAAKPLIKQLLDTTAILGSTGPLYVHVAYNANYYDKGQCSYYGTCDLPKKLADTVLPNVLVCDNKTLRAQALTVAQLQPVCDSLRGEDTFFHNLVKDNGPVPNQYGKTVVMPVFASAADYQTYSWAIYGNSTDNGGQTVMDVTDPNNQPVCVMYQKSWNDDFPGNVWNLNHEYTHYLDNIYDMSGNFASETSVPDIWWIEGVAEYQSYTYRGVTDTQAMTEAAKHTYKLSTIFQNTYNNSDSTRVYPWGYLAVRYMFEKHPADVYNMLGHFRTGDYQGGYAVYNGLGTSYDADFDAWLDQCANGACFATGPTALFNQSVNGATVTLTDRSVVTNSPAQITGWHWTFGDGGTSEERNPSHTYAKAGTYTVALTVTDANGRTTATPSSVTTTVDASATLPTCADQRTDAMGQNCQRTGRARAAGDTDYMYIYLPAGTSTLKVTANGGTGTAYLYYNEDTWASPSAFTASSTTQGTAQTITVNNPTAGYRYLSLYAVTDFANVTISTQF; via the coding sequence GTGCGTCTGCGCATATCCCTCCCCACACTCGCGGCCGGTCTGGTCGCCGGCTGTACCGTCGCGGCGACCCTGCTGCCGGTCACCGCGGCCGGCGCGGCCCCCGCCGGGCAGAACGCCAAGCCGTCCGCCGCCGCCTCCGGGCAGAACGCCCCCGCGTCCGCGGTGGACCCCAAGGCCCCCGGCGGCGCCGTCCCGAAGCCGCTCGGCCCGATCGTGGACGCCGCCCCCGACACCCTGACCCCGGTGGCCGCCCCGCTGCCGCCGGCCCTGCTGGTGCAGTCCCAGATGGGACAGCCGAAGGGCACCACCGTCCAGACCACCCCGCGCCCGGCGAAGCAGAACGCCGGCAAGGGCCTGCTGGCGAAGTCCGGCGGCACCTCGGGCGGCAGCCCGCTGGCCGGCGCCCCGGGCGCCGAGGCCGGCGCGGCGGGCGCGCAGGCCGCGGCCGCGCAGACCTGCGCCTACACCGACTTCGGCAGCCGCTCCGGCGCCGACCTGGTGAACTTCGTCAAGGGCTCGACGAACACCTGCGTCAACACGCTGTACAACGTGACCGGCACCGACGCGGGCGCGATCTTCAAGCAGGCCAACATGGTCACCGTCGCGAACGCCTTCAAGGACCTGGCGGCGGGCTACGACGGCACCAACGCCTCCGGCATCCTGCAGCTGGTCCAGTTCCTCCGGGCCGGCTACTACGTGCAGTCCTACTACCCGTCCCAGGTCGGGTCGTACGACGGCACGCTGACCGCCGCCACCAAGGCCGGCCTGGACGCGTTCTTCGCGGGCACCCGCTGGAAGGACGTCACCACCGCCAACGGCGTGGTGCTGTACGACGTGCTGGTGCTGACCGACAGCGCCAACATCCAGGCCAAGTACCTGGACGTCTACAAGCAGGTGCTGAACGGCTACGACAACAGCTACAACGCGACGCCGAAGATGGTCAACGCGGTGAACTCGGTGCTGTTCGCCCCGCTGTGGCGCGGCAACTGGAACACCGACTTCGTCAACGCGGTCAGCGCCGACACCAGCCTGGTCACCACCCTGGGCAACTTCGCGCTCAACCACCGCGACCTGATGGGCACCTCCAACGCCTTCCTGGACGTCAACGCGGGCAACGACATCTCCCGGATCGCCGGCAGCTCCACCAACGCGGAGAACGCCGCCAAGCCGCTGATCAAGCAGCTGCTGGACACCACCGCGATCCTCGGCAGCACCGGCCCGCTGTACGTGCACGTCGCGTACAACGCCAACTACTACGACAAGGGTCAGTGCTCGTACTACGGCACCTGCGACCTGCCGAAGAAGCTGGCCGACACCGTCCTGCCGAACGTCCTGGTCTGCGACAACAAGACGCTGCGCGCCCAGGCCCTGACCGTCGCCCAGCTGCAGCCGGTCTGCGACAGCCTGCGCGGCGAGGACACCTTCTTCCACAACCTGGTCAAGGACAACGGCCCGGTGCCGAACCAGTACGGCAAGACGGTCGTCATGCCGGTGTTCGCCAGCGCCGCCGACTACCAGACCTACTCCTGGGCGATCTACGGGAACTCGACGGACAACGGCGGCCAGACCGTCATGGACGTCACCGACCCGAACAACCAGCCGGTCTGCGTGATGTACCAGAAGTCGTGGAACGACGACTTCCCGGGCAACGTGTGGAACCTCAACCACGAGTACACGCACTACCTCGACAACATCTACGACATGAGCGGCAACTTCGCCTCAGAGACGTCCGTCCCGGACATCTGGTGGATCGAGGGCGTCGCCGAGTACCAGTCGTACACCTACCGGGGCGTCACGGACACCCAGGCGATGACCGAGGCGGCCAAGCACACCTACAAGCTGTCGACGATCTTCCAGAACACGTACAACAACTCGGACTCCACCCGGGTCTACCCGTGGGGCTACCTGGCCGTCCGCTACATGTTCGAGAAGCACCCGGCGGACGTGTACAACATGCTCGGCCACTTCCGCACCGGTGACTACCAGGGCGGCTACGCGGTCTACAACGGCCTCGGCACCTCGTACGACGCCGACTTCGACGCCTGGCTCGACCAGTGCGCGAACGGCGCCTGCTTCGCCACCGGCCCGACCGCGCTGTTCAACCAGTCCGTGAACGGCGCCACCGTCACCCTGACCGACCGCTCCGTGGTCACCAACTCCCCGGCGCAGATCACCGGTTGGCACTGGACCTTCGGCGACGGCGGCACCTCCGAGGAGCGCAACCCCTCGCACACCTACGCCAAGGCCGGCACCTACACCGTCGCACTGACCGTCACCGACGCCAACGGCCGCACCACGGCCACCCCGTCCTCGGTCACCACCACCGTCGACGCCAGCGCCACCCTGCCGACCTGCGCCGACCAGCGCACCGACGCGATGGGCCAGAACTGCCAGCGCACCGGCCGCGCCCGCGCCGCCGGCGACACCGACTACATGTACATCTACCTGCCGGCCGGCACCAGCACCCTGAAGGTCACCGCCAACGGCGGCACCGGCACCGCGTACCTGTACTACAACGAGGACACCTGGGCCTCCCCCAGCGCCTTCACCGCCTCCTCCACCACCCAGGGCACCGCCCAGACCATCACCGTCAACAACCCCACCGCCGGCTACCGCTACCTGAGCCTGTACGCGGTGACCGACTTCGCCAACGTGACCATCAGCACCCAGTTCTGA